In Dryobates pubescens isolate bDryPub1 chromosome 26, bDryPub1.pri, whole genome shotgun sequence, a single window of DNA contains:
- the ZHX3 gene encoding zinc fingers and homeoboxes protein 3 codes for MASKRKSTTPCMIPVKTLVLQETELDTVEDDNEGTQQDAPAEGPAASDAGASTSNNGALSNGHRGIADGDTYICKSCDFGSQEVHQFFAHLDSEHLDFSKDPVFACIACSFLANSQEGLSHHNAESHAGETNFIWRVAKQDSRTTVEQSLSEATGSHDPPGEAPEEGVDGQSEIIITKTPIMKIMKGKPEAKKIHTLKENVSSQLGSELEVKDGEHSFPNGSVPVSQPTAGSAKSSHIMNGSIIGNVPVLQAGVAQLVSLQQQPPLHQQLPTSKSLPKVMIPLSSIPTYNAAMDSNSFLKNSFHKFPYPTKAELCYLTVVTKYPEEQLKIWFTAQRLKQGISWSPEEIEDARKKMFNTVIQSVPQPTITVLNTPLVANPGTVPHLIQATLPGHVVGQPEGTGGLLVTQPIMANGLKGTSSSFTLSVTSVPKVQPAAQHSTVSSSNTSGVKVVNSGQSLLTACPTISSQTFLDPNVYKNKKSHEQLSALKGSFCRNQFPGQAEVERLTKITGLSTKEIRKWFSDRRYHYRNVRGGRAVFPGDGALDSLPEITFDASSRGAELSPAAAAAAVPAPHHPPRRQSWHQAPDFTPTKYKERAPEQLKALESSFAQNPLPAEEEVNRLRGETKMTRREIDSWFSERRKKKVAEENKKVEEATQQEEEDAENGGREGEDSSDELKAAGENGSVDASLSSAERKVSPIKINLKNLRVTESNGKDEVPGASVSEKGDGSSSRPPTPPKTKMNFKKTAQQRHLLKQMFVQTQRPTNQEYDAIVSQTGLPRAEVIRWFGDSRYGYKNGQLKWYENYRRGVFPPGLVEVSPAGREVLEDYYEKHKVLRDEDLPTLCERSHLSAQQLKVWFAMKAEEESKATTGPEEAGSEAAGSQKGPCEAGSEVSESSESWEPGGQEGGAGTPDAPGPPPPARLETD; via the exons ATGGCTAGCAAAAGAAAATCCACGACTCCCTGCATGATACCAGTAAAAAcgctggtgctgcaggagactGAACTGGACACTGTAGAAGATGACAATGAGGGAACACAACAGGATGCTCCAGCAGAAGGGCCAGCAGCTAGTGATGCTGGTGCCAGTACCAGTAACAATGGAGCTTTGTCTAATGGGCACCGTGGTATTGCTGATGGTGACACTTACATCTGCAAGTCTTGTGACTTTGGATCTCAAGAGGTTCACCAGTTCTTTGCACACTTGGACTCTGAGCACTTAGACTTTAGCAAAGACCCTGTGTTTGCCTGCATTGCCTGCAGCTTTCTGGCAAACAGCCAGGAAGGGCTCTCGCACCACAACGCGGAGTCACACGCCGGAGAAACGAACTTCATCTGGAGGGTGGCTAAGCAGGACAGTCGTACAACGGTGGAGCAAAGTCTTTCTGAGGCCACCGGCAGCCATGACCCTCCAGGAGAGGCCCCTGAAGAAGGGGTGGATGGCCAGTCTGAAATTATCATTACCAAAACCCCCATCATGAAGATCATGAAAGGTAAACCTGAGGCCAAAAAAATCCACACGCTGAAGGAGAATGTGTCAAGCCAGCTGGGCAGCGAGTTGGAGGTGAAAGATGGAGAGCATTCATTCCCAAATGGGTCTGTGCCAGTTAGCCAGCCCACTGCAGGTTCAGCAAAATCATCTCATATCATGAATGGCTCCATCATAGGAAAcgtgcctgtgctgcaggcaggcgtTGCACAGCttgtgtccctgcagcagcaaccCCCATTGCATCAGCAACTACCCACCTCCAAGTCCCTTCCCAAGGTGATGATCCCACTGAGCAGCATTCCAACCTACAATGCAGCCATGGACTCCAACAGCTTCCTGAAAAACTCCTTCCACAAGTTCCCCTACCCCACCAAAGCTGAGCTCTGCTACTTGACCGTGGTAACAAAGTACccggaagagcagctgaagatctGGTTCACTGCCCAGAGGTTGAAGCAAGGCATCAGCTGGTCGCCAGAGGAGATCGAGGATGCCAGGAAGAAGATGTTCAACACTGTTATCCAGTCCGTCCCGCAGCCCACCATCACAGTCCTGAACACGCCGCTGGTGGCCAACCCTGGGACTGTCCCCCATCTGATCCAGGCTACATTACCAGGCCACGTGGTGGGGCAGCCAGAGGGGACAGGGGGGCTGCTGGTCACACAGCCCATCATGGCAAATGGATTGAAGGGCACCAGCTCCTCCTTCACCCTGTCAGTGACTTCTGTCCCCAAGGTACAGccggcagcacagcacagcacggTGAGCTCCAGCAACACGTCAGGGGTAAAGGTGGTCAACAGTGGCCAGTCGCTGCTCACCGCCTGCCCCACCATCTCCTCCCAGACCTTCCTGGATCCCAACGTCTACAAAAATAAGAAGTCCCatgagcagctctcagccttgaAAGGCAGCTTCTGCAGAAACCAGTTCCCTGGCCAGGCTGAAGTGGAGCGGCTGACAAAAATCACGGGCCTGTCCACCAAGGAGATCCGAAAATGGTTCAGTGACAGGAGGTACCACTACAGGAACGTGAGAGGCGGCCGGGCCGTGTTCCCCGGAGACGGCGCTCTCGATTCGCTGCCTGAGATAACCTTCGACGCCTCGTCCAGAGGAGccgagctgagccctgcagcagcagcagcagctgtgccagcccctcacCACCCGCCGCGGCGGCAGTCGTGGCACCAGGCACCCGACTTCACGCCAACCAAGTACAAGGAGCGGGcaccagagcagctgaaggctctggagagcagtTTTGCCCAAAATCCCCttcctgcagaggaagaggTGAACCGCCTGAGGGGAGAGACGAAGATGACCCGGAGGGAGATTGACAGCTGGTTCTccgagaggaggaagaagaaggtggcagaagaaaataagaagGTGGAAGAGGCaactcagcaggaggaggaggatgcagaAAATGGCGGTAGAGAAGGGGAGGACTCTTCAGATGAGTTGAAAGCTGCAGGTGAAAATGGCTCAGTGGATGCCAGCCTGAGCTCAGCCGAGCGCAAAGTGAGTCCCATCAAAATCAACCTGAAGAACCTACGAGTGACCGAGTCCAATGGCAAAGATGAGGTACCGGGGGCCAGCGTGAGTGAGAAAGGGGACGGCAGCTCCAGCCGGCCACCCACCCCTCCAAAAACCAAAATGAACTTCAAGAAAACAGCCCAGCAGCGGCACCTGCTGAAGCAGATGTTTGTGCAGACCCAGCGGCCCACCAACCAGGAGTACGACGCCATCGTGTCCCAGACCGGCCTGCCGCGGGCAGAGGTCATTCGCTGGTTCGGGGACAGCCGCTACGGCTACAAGAACGGGCAGCTGAAGTGGTATGAGAACTACAGGAGGGGAGTCttccccccagggctggtggaggtCAGCCCCGCGGGGCGGGAAGTGCTGGAGGACTACTACGAGAAGCACAAGGTGCTGCGGGACGAGGACCTGCCCACGCTCTGCGAGCGCTCCCACCTCAGCGCCCAGCAGCTCAAGGTGTGGTTTGCCatgaaggcagaggaggagagcaagGCCACCACCGGCCCCGAGGAGGCTGGCAGTGAGGCGGCAGGGAGCCAGAAAGGGCCATGCGAGGCTGGCTCGGAGGTGTCGGAGAGCAGCGAGTCCTGGGAGCCGGGCGGCCAGGAAGGCGGCGCTGGGACGCCCGACGCTCCTGGCCCACCGCCCCCTGCACGGCTCG AAACAGACTGa